In Phoenix dactylifera cultivar Barhee BC4 chromosome 1, palm_55x_up_171113_PBpolish2nd_filt_p, whole genome shotgun sequence, the genomic stretch ATgtcaatacaatatttatagcaCCAATAATAATGATGGAGTTTCTGCTCCCTCAACATTAAAATTAATAGTTTAATGTACCATGGTTTGAAAGTTGAGTTTCCTTTGAGAACAAGGATCCTTCTGGTTCCCATTTGAGTGCCAATAGTATCTAGACTCAAATGCCAATACATCTTAAAATCTTTTAGGCTTGGAGCCACTACGAGTCCCTCCCCCGGATGACCATTCAAAGGAAGCAAAAACCTAAACAAGATGAAAGCGTTCTCAAAAGAAATGCTACTTATCATAGCCTAACCTAAGAGGATAGAACCACCCACAACCCAGAACTACTATCAGCCCTCCGATCACCATCACAAGCTATCCCCAACGttccatccacccttgatatGAGACAGGCAGCGATTACCACCCCGGAGACAAGCGCGCGCTTGTAGcgcatattattttttatacgaGAGAATATTCTTCGACCGCTCCCGCCGAAAGCATCATAGGTGTATGCTCAGCGAGGGACCATCGGTGGACCCCCCATCACCATCTTTCGATCCCACACGTGTGTACGACAGCGACACTTCCCCTTTCTCTTGCTCGCGCGGAACCACCAGACGTTAACCAGTACCAGCGGACCCCCGAAATTATAACGTGGAACCACGAAATCAGAATTACACGCGAGTGAAACGGACGGTGAGTGATCGGCAGAACAGCAAACAGCTTCTcttgagatatatatatatatatatatatatatatatatagattacCGTCTGTATTAATGGTAACACAAAATCAAGCATTTACTGAgctggagatggaagaccagcaTTTAATGGTgcagttaagaaaagaaaaaaataattccacaggatttttttttttggaaaaaaaatgtatCTTTTAAGGGAGTTTCCGCAAaaccacggccggcggcggcggggatTAGACCTTTAGGTGGAGGAAACCGAAGAAGACGACGAAGAGCGCCGACTTCTTCTACGGCTTCTaagaagaaggaacagaggAAATGGGAGGCGCAGTAGTAGAAGAGGAGGTGGTGGGAGGAGGGAATCGAGTGGAATTGCTCCTCAGCTTCCTCCTATCCCCTTCTCGGTTTCCCTTGGCCTCGTCACTGCGACTCCTCACCGCCGCTACTTGCACCGGAAGCACGCAATTGCAAAGAAAACCTAAAGATTTCGATCGAAACCCTTCAGAAACCTCTGAAAAATCGAAACTCTGGAACGAAAAGCGGGATCTATCTATTGTGGAAAAGAAGGAAGTACCGATCCTGGCGAGGCGATTGACCCAGCGAGGGATGGGCTTGTTGGTGAGGCGGAGGCAGGCCTTGTTGCAGAAATGGTTGCAGTTCTTGGAGATGAGGTTGTAGGTGTTGCCGGTGTACTCCGTGGCGAGCTCCTCCATGAGCGCCCGCACCTCCCGCTGCCCCAGATCCGTGCGCCCGATCAGGATCGACTTCCGGAACACGAACCCCGGGCACTGCCGCGGCTCCCCCTCGAAGATCCCCGTCGTCGCGTGCTCGTGCGCCCCGTACGCATACTCCACCCCGTGCACTGCCCCAACCACAGACCCTAACCCTAGCTCAATCACCccatttaaaaaaacaaaaatcccaACTTTAAACTctggagagagacagagagagag encodes the following:
- the LOC103720346 gene encoding deSI-like protein At4g17486 codes for the protein MVAFYPACRKPFQGQFVPPMSHRRRPRSDPPSDRLHPTSAASGAAAGRCSSEGRSGQRKTGKVPVYLNVYDLTPINVYAYWLGLGVYHSGVQGLGSVVGAVHGVEYAYGAHEHATTGIFEGEPRQCPGFVFRKSILIGRTDLGQREVRALMEELATEYTGNTYNLISKNCNHFCNKACLRLTNKPIPRWVNRLARIGFLCNCVLPVQVAAVRSRSDEAKGNREGDRRKLRSNSTRFPPPTTSSSTTAPPISSVPSS